One part of the Thiohalorhabdus denitrificans genome encodes these proteins:
- a CDS encoding S41 family peptidase, whose amino-acid sequence MKPPKRLQTFFVLMLGILIGTGLTLERISQAERGVSSEEVPIPYEQLQLFSEVYSQIKGKYVEDVSDEDLMKGAIDGMLRELDPHSSYLTRDMLGEMQVETEGKFGGLGIEVTTENGFIKVVSPIDGTPADKAGLQAGDLIVRIDDTPTKDMNLMEAVDQMRGEPGSDIKLTVVREGFEQPRDFTVTRDVIRIESVSSRMLPHGVGYLRVKQFQQDTGAKVREHLNKLQDKRESGELRGLVLDLRNNPGGVLSAAVEVADAFVEGGKIVYTEGRESNSDMTLNANPDQALNGKPMVVLVNSGSASASEIVAGALQDAERALVVGTPTFGKGSVQSILELSDGSGLKLTTARYFTPAGRSIQAEGIDPDIAVKPLEVSQPEDNGNRLTERDLPGHLMNNSLEGEEGGEEGQEQSEEGEAPDYMDDYQLNQALNLLRGIILMESKQAS is encoded by the coding sequence ATGAAACCGCCGAAACGCCTGCAAACCTTTTTCGTCCTGATGCTGGGCATCCTCATCGGGACCGGCCTGACGCTGGAGCGGATCTCCCAGGCGGAGCGGGGGGTCTCCTCGGAGGAGGTGCCCATCCCCTACGAGCAGCTCCAGCTCTTCAGCGAGGTGTACTCCCAGATCAAGGGCAAGTACGTGGAGGACGTGTCCGACGAGGACCTGATGAAGGGGGCCATCGACGGCATGCTCCGCGAGCTCGACCCCCACTCCTCCTACCTCACCAGGGACATGCTCGGCGAGATGCAGGTGGAGACGGAGGGCAAGTTCGGCGGCCTTGGCATCGAGGTCACTACCGAGAACGGCTTCATCAAGGTGGTTTCGCCCATCGACGGTACCCCCGCGGATAAGGCCGGCCTCCAGGCGGGCGACCTGATCGTGCGCATCGACGACACCCCCACCAAGGACATGAACCTCATGGAGGCGGTGGACCAGATGCGGGGCGAGCCGGGCTCCGACATCAAGCTGACCGTGGTTCGCGAGGGCTTCGAGCAGCCGCGGGACTTCACCGTCACCCGGGACGTGATCCGCATCGAGAGCGTGAGCTCCCGCATGCTGCCGCACGGCGTCGGCTACCTGCGGGTCAAGCAGTTCCAGCAGGACACCGGGGCCAAGGTGCGCGAGCATCTCAACAAGCTGCAGGACAAGCGGGAGAGCGGCGAGCTTCGGGGGCTGGTGCTCGACCTGCGCAACAACCCCGGGGGCGTCCTCTCCGCCGCGGTGGAGGTGGCCGATGCCTTCGTCGAGGGCGGCAAGATCGTCTACACCGAGGGCCGCGAGTCCAACAGCGACATGACCCTCAACGCCAACCCGGACCAGGCCCTGAACGGCAAGCCCATGGTGGTGCTGGTGAACAGCGGCTCCGCCTCGGCCTCCGAGATCGTCGCCGGTGCCCTGCAGGACGCCGAGCGGGCCCTTGTGGTGGGCACCCCCACCTTCGGCAAGGGCTCGGTGCAGAGCATCCTGGAGCTGTCCGACGGCTCCGGGCTCAAGCTCACCACCGCCCGGTACTTCACCCCGGCCGGCCGGTCCATCCAGGCCGAGGGAATCGACCCGGACATCGCCGTCAAGCCGCTGGAGGTTTCCCAGCCCGAGGACAACGGCAATCGCCTGACCGAGCGGGACCTCCCCGGCCATCTGATGAACAACAGCCTGGAGGGCGAGGAAGGCGGCGAAGAGGGCCAGGAGCAGTCGGAGGAGGGCGAGGCCCCGGATTACATGGACGACTATCAGCTCAACCAGGCCCTGAACCTGCTGCGCGGCATCATCCTTATGGAGTCCAAGCAGGCCTCCTGA
- a CDS encoding murein hydrolase activator EnvC family protein, producing the protein MTAGRAARSPLPRAAGLLLLGALGGLTASAAAEDPEARLERKKEELAELRRAAREIGEELERTRKREADAREAVFELEERISVLRNRRRRSERNLAANTERREELKAERQRLRERVDRHRDRLEAYLRAAHRAGQSGFLRQLFEHRDPGRIRRALTFMSYLHEARRQEMERLREARERAADVMDELAAERTEETRLRDRLAEQKRAIARRLEERRALLEELEAQSERKRNRLAAVRSDQQALKKVIERLRGLREDGVLEKVGEKHMAARKGELPLPVARPEILAHYGDSRERRSMRWRGLLLGAETGAEVRSIFRGRVAYAGRLRGYGLITIIDHGDNLLSLYAHNRVVYKEVGEWVETGAPVAAVGTTGGRSRPATYFEIRQGGEPVDPLQWCRAPGGSEQRSAGR; encoded by the coding sequence GTGACCGCGGGGCGGGCCGCGCGGTCTCCCCTGCCGCGGGCCGCCGGGCTGCTTTTGCTCGGTGCCCTGGGGGGGCTGACCGCCTCCGCCGCGGCGGAGGACCCGGAGGCCCGCCTGGAGCGGAAAAAGGAGGAGCTGGCCGAGCTGCGCCGGGCCGCCCGGGAGATCGGCGAGGAGCTGGAGCGCACCCGGAAGCGCGAGGCGGACGCCCGCGAGGCCGTCTTCGAGCTGGAAGAGCGCATCTCCGTTCTGCGCAACCGCCGCCGGCGCAGCGAGCGCAACCTGGCGGCCAACACCGAGCGCCGGGAAGAGCTGAAGGCCGAACGGCAGCGCCTGCGGGAGCGGGTGGACCGCCACCGCGACCGCCTGGAGGCCTATCTGCGGGCCGCCCACCGCGCCGGCCAGAGCGGGTTCCTGCGCCAGCTCTTCGAGCACCGGGATCCTGGACGCATCCGCCGCGCCCTGACCTTCATGAGCTACCTGCACGAGGCGCGCCGCCAGGAGATGGAGCGCCTGCGGGAGGCCCGCGAGCGGGCCGCCGATGTGATGGACGAGCTGGCGGCGGAACGGACGGAGGAGACGCGCCTCCGGGACCGGCTGGCCGAGCAGAAGCGGGCCATTGCCCGGCGCCTGGAGGAGCGCCGGGCCCTGCTGGAGGAACTGGAGGCCCAGTCCGAGCGGAAGCGGAACCGCCTAGCCGCCGTGCGGTCCGACCAGCAGGCCCTGAAGAAGGTCATCGAGCGGCTGCGCGGGCTGCGCGAGGATGGGGTCCTCGAGAAGGTGGGCGAGAAGCACATGGCGGCCCGCAAGGGGGAGCTTCCCCTGCCCGTGGCCCGGCCCGAAATACTGGCCCACTACGGGGACTCCCGGGAGCGCCGCTCCATGCGCTGGAGGGGCCTGCTGCTGGGCGCCGAAACCGGAGCCGAGGTCCGCTCCATCTTCCGGGGCCGGGTGGCCTACGCCGGACGGCTCCGTGGCTACGGGCTCATCACCATCATTGACCACGGCGACAATCTGCTCTCGTTGTATGCCCATAACCGTGTGGTATACAAAGAAGTAGGGGAATGGGTGGAAACGGGGGCGCCGGTGGCCGCCGTGGGCACCACCGGCGGGCGGTCCCGGCCGGCCACCTACTTCGAGATCCGCCAGGGCGGCGAGCCCGTGGACCCCCTGCAGTGGTGTCGCGCGCCGGGCGGGAGCGAGCAACGCTCCGCCGGGCGCTGA
- a CDS encoding ArsR/SmtB family transcription factor — protein sequence MESTEHLLEGDENIEQASRSLKAMSHPLRLKVLCTLNDKEMSVQEIVEEVGTSQSNISQHLGIMRDKGILKARKNANKVYYRVGDPRTLKLISLMREVFCPFDDDHA from the coding sequence ATGGAGTCCACCGAACACCTGCTCGAGGGCGACGAGAACATCGAGCAGGCCTCTCGCTCCCTCAAGGCGATGTCGCACCCCTTGCGCCTCAAGGTCCTGTGCACGCTCAACGACAAGGAGATGAGCGTGCAGGAGATCGTGGAGGAGGTGGGCACGTCTCAGAGCAACATTTCCCAGCACCTGGGGATCATGCGCGACAAGGGCATCCTCAAGGCCCGGAAGAACGCCAACAAGGTGTACTACCGGGTCGGCGACCCCCGCACCCTGAAGCTGATCTCCCTGATGCGCGAGGTCTTTTGCCCATTCGACGACGATCACGCGTAA
- a CDS encoding TolC family protein: MVIKDLLRLLPVGLLGAALAPGTAQALELPEAVRQALENNNQVQAQRYRQEAAGYRAEAAGSGYLPVVDLEVGARATNSPAQAFMAKLSQGDVQGEDFGDLTQGDFGTLNDPDTTSDLATALVLRQPLYRGGATSAEVRRARSNREAMSRQLDQTRLDVALGATKAFLRVQLAEARVAVTEEALKAAREHLRIAENRLETGAAMRGDMLQARTRVSELEEQLLAHRNGVAVAKSALNERLGRDLDAPVNLDRDLGEDLPAKAPGLDALVERAIAKRPAIAATEAQLGAARAGVDAATAELLPHVNLEARLEDHRASTADQSWLAGVRMDWRLFGGGRWASRDAAEAERYAARARLTDIRRKVRLEVKRARLDLDTARRRLDTVGHAVASARESLRTNTDRYRQGAATMVEVLDAQLARQQARLRQVEAFYDLRLSHARLQKAVGQTPVLDRLAGPDGTGGAPHG, translated from the coding sequence ATGGTTATTAAAGACCTGCTCCGACTCCTGCCCGTGGGCCTCCTCGGCGCCGCTCTCGCCCCGGGCACCGCCCAGGCCCTGGAGCTTCCCGAGGCCGTGCGCCAGGCCCTGGAGAACAACAACCAGGTTCAGGCCCAGCGCTACCGGCAGGAAGCCGCCGGATACCGCGCCGAGGCCGCCGGCAGCGGCTACCTGCCCGTGGTGGACCTGGAGGTGGGCGCCCGCGCCACCAACAGCCCCGCCCAGGCCTTCATGGCCAAGCTGAGCCAGGGGGACGTGCAGGGCGAGGACTTCGGGGACCTGACCCAGGGGGATTTCGGCACCCTCAACGACCCCGACACCACCAGCGACCTCGCCACCGCCCTGGTGCTGCGCCAGCCGCTCTACCGCGGCGGGGCCACCAGCGCCGAGGTGCGCCGGGCCCGCTCCAACCGGGAGGCCATGAGCCGCCAACTCGATCAGACCCGGCTCGACGTGGCCCTGGGCGCCACCAAGGCCTTCCTGCGGGTGCAGCTGGCCGAGGCGCGGGTGGCGGTAACCGAGGAGGCCCTGAAGGCCGCCCGCGAGCACCTGCGCATCGCCGAGAACCGTCTGGAGACGGGCGCGGCCATGCGCGGGGACATGCTCCAGGCCCGGACCCGGGTCAGCGAGCTGGAGGAGCAGCTCCTCGCCCACCGCAACGGGGTGGCCGTGGCCAAGAGCGCCCTCAACGAGCGGCTCGGGCGCGACCTCGACGCCCCGGTGAACCTCGACCGTGACCTGGGCGAGGACCTGCCCGCCAAGGCGCCCGGGCTGGACGCCCTGGTGGAGCGGGCCATCGCCAAGCGACCCGCCATCGCCGCCACCGAGGCCCAGCTCGGCGCGGCCCGCGCGGGGGTGGATGCCGCCACCGCGGAGCTCCTCCCCCACGTGAATCTGGAGGCGCGACTGGAGGACCATCGCGCCAGCACCGCCGACCAGAGCTGGCTGGCGGGGGTGCGGATGGACTGGCGGCTGTTCGGCGGCGGCCGCTGGGCCAGCCGCGATGCGGCGGAGGCGGAGCGCTACGCCGCCCGGGCCCGGCTCACCGACATCCGGCGCAAGGTCCGGCTGGAGGTGAAGCGGGCCAGGCTCGACCTGGATACCGCCCGGCGCCGCCTGGACACCGTGGGCCACGCCGTGGCGAGCGCCCGGGAGAGCCTGCGCACTAACACGGACCGCTACCGGCAGGGAGCGGCCACCATGGTGGAGGTCCTTGACGCCCAGCTTGCCCGCCAACAGGCCCGGCTGCGGCAGGTGGAGGCCTTCTACGACCTGCGCCTGAGCCACGCGCGGCTGCAGAAGGCGGTGGGCCAGACCCCCGTCCTGGACCGCCTCGCGGGCCCGGACGGGACCGGCGGCGCCCCCCACGGTTGA
- a CDS encoding plasma-membrane proton-efflux P-type ATPase has product MAQARAGSRPPPSLDPDTAGSQPIARTLEELETDPAAGLSSQEADRRREQVGPNALEEEKAHPLLRFLSYFWGPIPWMIEVAALLAGISQRWEDFAVIMVLLAINGGVSFWHEHKASQAIDALKRRLALEALVLRDGRRARIPARDLVPGDIILVSLGHVVPADARMLEDQSLSADESALTGESLPVTKEGGDLLYSGTTAQLGKAWAVVVATGPATRFARTVALVREAGGESHFRRAVLRIGYFLIAASLLLVALVVALSLHRGTPVWTVILFALGLVLAGIPQAMPAVLSVTMSIGASRLARMKAIVSRLAAMDEMAGLQVLCADKTGTLTKNQLALQEPVLIEGRDAREAVLAATLTTDREEPDPIDRAILGYPHPPDGLEGYRVEAFRPFDPNRKRAEADVARDGRRFTVVKGAPQVVLDLMGEPEGVTDRVHREADRLGEQGFRSLGVARHDPEEGWRYLAILPLLDPPREDKAQMVRDAKARHLDLRMVTGDHPAIGRQIARQIGLNTNLVRAADLFGPGEAGGPGRGEIDWSIHEEVLAADGFAEVTPEHKFEIIRHFQAADRIVGMTGDGVNDAPALKQADVGIAVPGATDAARSASDLVLTESGLDVIIRGVEEARRIFGRMTGYATYRITETIRLLLFLSIAVAAFAFHPITPIMIILLVILNDIAIVAIAWDNAPTPGRPVRWRMPRILAIAGLLGPAGVVSSFFLYWILRDLVGHPAHLIQTLLFLKLLVAGHMTLFLTRQQGWFWQRPFPSATLFIALEATQVAGTLAAVYGFLMAPIGWVWAGIVWGYAIAWMVLLDGIKVLAYRRFLASP; this is encoded by the coding sequence ATGGCCCAAGCGCGGGCAGGAAGCAGACCTCCCCCATCCCTGGATCCGGACACGGCGGGCAGCCAGCCGATCGCCCGGACCCTTGAGGAGCTGGAAACCGACCCGGCTGCCGGCCTGTCCAGCCAGGAGGCCGACCGCCGCCGGGAGCAGGTCGGTCCCAACGCGCTGGAGGAGGAGAAGGCCCATCCCCTGCTCCGGTTCCTGTCCTACTTCTGGGGACCAATACCCTGGATGATCGAGGTGGCCGCCCTGCTCGCCGGGATCTCCCAGCGGTGGGAGGACTTCGCCGTCATCATGGTCCTGCTCGCCATCAACGGCGGGGTCAGCTTCTGGCACGAACACAAGGCCAGCCAGGCCATCGACGCCCTCAAGCGACGCCTGGCCCTTGAGGCCCTGGTCCTGCGCGACGGCCGGCGGGCGAGGATCCCCGCGCGGGACCTGGTGCCCGGGGACATCATCCTGGTGAGCCTCGGCCACGTGGTCCCGGCCGACGCGCGGATGTTGGAGGACCAGTCCCTGAGCGCCGATGAGTCCGCCCTGACCGGAGAGTCGCTGCCGGTGACCAAGGAGGGCGGCGACCTCCTCTACTCCGGCACCACCGCCCAGCTGGGCAAGGCCTGGGCGGTGGTGGTGGCCACGGGACCCGCCACCCGGTTCGCCCGCACCGTGGCGCTGGTGCGGGAGGCCGGCGGGGAGTCCCATTTCCGGCGGGCGGTCCTGCGCATCGGCTATTTCCTGATCGCCGCCTCCCTGCTCCTGGTGGCGCTCGTCGTCGCCCTCTCCCTCCATCGCGGCACCCCGGTCTGGACGGTGATCCTGTTCGCCCTGGGCCTGGTGCTGGCCGGGATCCCCCAGGCCATGCCGGCCGTGCTCTCCGTCACCATGAGCATCGGGGCCAGTCGCCTGGCCCGCATGAAGGCCATCGTCTCCCGCCTCGCCGCCATGGACGAGATGGCGGGGCTTCAGGTGCTTTGCGCCGACAAGACGGGGACCCTGACCAAGAACCAGCTCGCCCTCCAGGAGCCGGTCCTGATCGAGGGCAGGGACGCCCGGGAGGCCGTGCTCGCGGCCACCCTGACCACGGACCGCGAGGAGCCCGACCCCATCGACCGCGCCATCCTCGGCTACCCGCACCCCCCGGACGGCCTGGAGGGCTACCGGGTGGAGGCCTTCCGGCCCTTCGACCCGAACCGCAAGCGGGCCGAGGCGGACGTGGCCCGGGACGGCCGACGCTTCACGGTGGTCAAGGGCGCCCCTCAGGTGGTCCTGGACCTCATGGGGGAGCCGGAGGGCGTGACCGACCGGGTCCATCGGGAGGCGGACCGGCTCGGGGAGCAGGGCTTCCGCTCCCTGGGGGTGGCCCGCCACGATCCGGAGGAGGGGTGGCGCTACCTGGCCATCCTGCCCCTCCTGGATCCGCCCCGGGAGGATAAGGCCCAGATGGTCCGGGACGCCAAGGCCCGCCACCTCGACCTGCGCATGGTCACGGGGGACCACCCCGCCATCGGCCGGCAGATTGCCCGGCAGATCGGCCTGAACACCAACCTAGTGCGGGCCGCGGACCTGTTCGGACCGGGGGAGGCCGGGGGGCCGGGCCGGGGGGAGATCGACTGGAGCATCCACGAAGAGGTGCTGGCCGCCGACGGCTTCGCCGAGGTGACCCCGGAGCACAAGTTCGAGATCATCCGCCATTTCCAGGCGGCGGACCGGATCGTCGGCATGACCGGGGACGGCGTGAACGACGCGCCGGCCCTGAAGCAGGCGGATGTGGGCATCGCGGTACCCGGGGCCACCGATGCGGCCCGCAGCGCCTCGGACCTGGTCCTCACGGAAAGCGGCCTGGACGTCATCATCCGGGGCGTGGAGGAGGCCCGGCGCATCTTCGGGCGCATGACGGGCTACGCCACCTACCGCATCACGGAAACCATCCGTCTGCTGCTGTTCCTGTCCATCGCGGTGGCGGCCTTCGCCTTCCACCCCATCACCCCGATCATGATCATCCTGCTGGTGATCCTCAACGACATCGCCATCGTCGCCATCGCCTGGGACAACGCTCCCACCCCCGGGCGGCCGGTCCGATGGCGGATGCCGCGCATTCTGGCCATCGCGGGGTTGCTGGGTCCGGCCGGGGTGGTGTCCAGCTTCTTTCTGTACTGGATCCTGCGGGATCTGGTGGGGCATCCCGCCCACCTCATCCAGACCCTCCTGTTCCTGAAGCTCCTGGTAGCCGGGCACATGACCCTGTTCCTGACCCGACAGCAGGGCTGGTTCTGGCAGCGCCCGTTCCCCAGCGCGACCCTGTTCATCGCCCTGGAGGCCACCCAGGTCGCCGGGACCCTCGCGGCGGTATATGGGTTCCTGATGGCGCCCATCGGCTGGGTATGGGCGGGGATCGTGTGGGGGTATGCCATCGCGTGGATGGTCCTGCTTGACGGCATCAAGGTGCTCGCCTATCGGCGCTTCCTCGCCTCGCCCTGA
- the gpmI gene encoding 2,3-bisphosphoglycerate-independent phosphoglycerate mutase, whose protein sequence is MALPHRPMVLMILDGWGYREDPESNAVHAAHLPVMDGLWRDYPHTLIQASAASVGLPSGQMGSSEVGHLNLGAGRVVYQEYARINRAIEDGSFYSNHELTAAVDAVKASGKALHIMGLLSDGGVHSHQSHIEAMVKLAVERGAPEVYVHAFLDGRDTAPQSAHRYVHRLQKFMAEVGGGRIATVVGRYYAMDRDRRWQRVQAAYDLLTQGTGHAARGAIEAVDMAYERGETDEFVEATAMVDDAGAPIGVVGDGDAVVFMNFRSDRARQITQPFIEPGFDKFERAVVPDLAHFVCLTEYNDAFDVPMAFPPQRLKRIFGEYLASLGMGQLRIAETEKYAHVTFFFNGGEETPFPGEDRILIHSPQVATYDQQPEMSAHELTDEVVKAVDAGTYDVIIMNYANADMVGHTGNFDATVQALEAVDECVGRVVESVRAHGGELLVTADHGNAEQMADPETGKPHTAHSINPVPFIYVGDRKVTMAETGALEDVVPTMLHLMALPQPHEMTGHALAQLDVATEQAEGV, encoded by the coding sequence ATGGCGCTGCCGCATCGTCCTATGGTGCTTATGATTCTCGATGGCTGGGGGTACCGGGAGGACCCGGAGTCCAACGCCGTCCATGCCGCGCATCTGCCGGTGATGGACGGCCTGTGGCGCGATTACCCCCATACCTTGATCCAGGCCTCCGCCGCTTCCGTGGGGCTGCCCTCCGGCCAGATGGGTAGCTCCGAGGTGGGCCACCTGAACCTGGGCGCGGGGCGCGTCGTGTACCAGGAGTACGCCCGGATCAATCGTGCCATCGAGGACGGTTCATTTTATAGCAACCACGAGCTTACCGCCGCCGTGGACGCGGTGAAAGCCAGTGGCAAGGCCCTGCACATCATGGGGCTGCTCTCCGACGGCGGCGTGCACAGCCACCAGTCGCACATCGAGGCCATGGTGAAGCTGGCGGTGGAGCGCGGCGCCCCGGAGGTCTATGTCCACGCCTTCCTCGATGGCCGCGACACCGCGCCCCAGAGCGCCCACCGCTACGTCCACCGCCTGCAGAAGTTCATGGCGGAGGTGGGCGGGGGCCGTATCGCCACCGTGGTCGGCCGGTACTACGCCATGGACCGCGACCGGCGCTGGCAGCGGGTGCAGGCGGCCTACGACCTCCTCACCCAGGGCACGGGGCACGCGGCCCGAGGCGCCATCGAGGCCGTGGACATGGCCTACGAGCGGGGCGAGACCGACGAGTTCGTGGAGGCCACGGCCATGGTCGACGATGCCGGGGCCCCGATCGGGGTGGTGGGTGACGGCGACGCGGTGGTGTTCATGAACTTCCGCTCCGACCGCGCCCGGCAGATCACCCAGCCCTTCATCGAGCCCGGGTTCGACAAGTTCGAGCGGGCGGTGGTCCCGGACCTGGCGCACTTCGTGTGCCTGACCGAGTACAACGACGCCTTCGACGTGCCCATGGCGTTCCCGCCTCAGCGCCTGAAGCGCATCTTCGGCGAGTACCTCGCCTCCCTGGGCATGGGGCAGCTGCGCATCGCCGAAACGGAGAAGTACGCCCACGTCACCTTCTTCTTCAACGGGGGCGAGGAGACGCCGTTCCCCGGCGAGGACCGGATCCTGATCCACTCGCCGCAGGTGGCCACCTACGACCAGCAGCCGGAGATGAGCGCCCACGAGCTCACCGACGAGGTGGTGAAGGCGGTGGACGCCGGCACCTACGACGTCATCATCATGAACTACGCCAACGCGGACATGGTGGGCCACACCGGCAACTTCGACGCCACCGTGCAGGCCCTGGAGGCGGTGGACGAGTGCGTGGGCCGGGTGGTGGAGTCCGTGCGCGCCCACGGCGGGGAGCTGCTGGTCACCGCGGACCACGGCAACGCCGAGCAGATGGCGGACCCGGAGACCGGCAAGCCGCACACCGCCCACAGCATCAATCCTGTGCCCTTCATCTACGTGGGCGACCGCAAGGTGACCATGGCCGAGACCGGGGCCCTGGAGGACGTGGTGCCGACCATGCTCCACCTCATGGCGCTGCCCCAGCCCCACGAGATGACCGGCCACGCCCTGGCCCAGCTCGACGTGGCCACGGAACAGGCCGAAGGGGTGTGA
- a CDS encoding divergent polysaccharide deacetylase family protein, with amino-acid sequence MARKRSGKRKKPSPAQRRRRYLAAGLLGLGLLLGLVGGIGVWVYSGGDPAGHRTVQRTPSVEAEPEKGPADPAEEEPGLRDRGPRAAIIIDDMGRSRAQARAISRLPYPVAMAVLPGTPHADDTARQAHAREKEVLVHMPMEPGDSAIPLGPTFLREDMDREALVRQLRANLRVIPHAVGINNHMGSALTADARSMGWVMEALGEHDLFFVDSRTTHKTRALDEARSAGIHSASRDVFLDHEPTEEYVRAQFRELLRLARNRGTAIAIGHPHPATLKVLREMLPAASAAGVEIVPVREVVAVRSSEAARAGTLAYSDTNQGEGEAP; translated from the coding sequence GTGGCCCGGAAACGTAGTGGCAAGCGCAAGAAGCCGAGCCCGGCCCAGCGCCGGCGGCGGTACCTGGCCGCCGGCCTCCTGGGTCTCGGGCTGCTCCTGGGGTTGGTGGGCGGCATAGGGGTGTGGGTGTACAGCGGGGGGGATCCCGCCGGCCACCGCACCGTGCAGCGCACGCCCTCGGTGGAGGCCGAGCCCGAAAAGGGTCCTGCCGACCCCGCGGAGGAGGAGCCGGGGCTGCGGGACCGCGGCCCGCGCGCCGCCATCATTATCGACGACATGGGCCGCAGCCGGGCCCAGGCGCGGGCCATCAGCCGGCTTCCCTACCCGGTGGCCATGGCCGTCCTGCCGGGCACCCCCCACGCCGACGACACGGCGCGGCAGGCTCATGCCCGGGAGAAGGAGGTCCTGGTGCACATGCCCATGGAGCCCGGGGACAGCGCCATCCCCCTGGGGCCCACCTTCCTGCGGGAGGACATGGACCGGGAGGCCCTGGTGCGCCAGCTGCGCGCCAATCTGCGGGTCATCCCCCACGCCGTGGGCATCAACAACCACATGGGCAGCGCCCTGACCGCCGATGCACGGTCCATGGGCTGGGTGATGGAAGCCCTGGGGGAGCACGACCTGTTCTTCGTGGACTCGCGCACCACCCATAAGACTCGGGCGCTGGACGAGGCCCGGTCCGCCGGAATCCATTCGGCGAGCCGGGACGTCTTCCTCGACCACGAGCCGACGGAGGAATACGTCCGCGCCCAGTTCCGGGAGCTCCTGCGGCTGGCCCGGAACCGGGGCACGGCCATCGCCATCGGCCACCCGCACCCCGCCACCCTCAAGGTGCTGCGGGAGATGCTGCCCGCCGCCTCGGCGGCGGGGGTGGAGATCGTCCCGGTGCGCGAGGTGGTGGCGGTACGCTCCAGCGAGGCGGCCCGGGCCGGCACCCTGGCCTACAGCGACACCAACCAAGGCGAAGGAGAGGCACCATGA
- a CDS encoding DJ-1 family glyoxalase III — MSRVVVPLVEGFEEVEALTIVDILRRAGVDVVTAAVAESPVRSSHDVPVGADTTVAAVKDDPEVEMVVLPGGPGTPRLAESPDLKALVQRLRDADREVAAICAAPSVLAEFGVLDGKRATSFPAVKEKLTAVGVDYQEDTVVRDGKVTTSRGPGTAMDFALELVGILEGPAKRDEVESGLMRPEAAATA, encoded by the coding sequence ATGAGCCGCGTCGTCGTACCCCTCGTGGAAGGCTTCGAGGAAGTGGAAGCGCTCACCATCGTGGACATCCTGCGGCGCGCGGGGGTCGACGTGGTCACCGCCGCGGTGGCCGAGAGCCCCGTGCGCTCCTCCCACGACGTGCCGGTGGGGGCGGACACCACCGTCGCCGCCGTCAAGGACGACCCGGAGGTGGAGATGGTGGTGCTTCCGGGCGGCCCGGGCACGCCCCGGCTCGCCGAGAGCCCCGACCTCAAGGCCCTGGTCCAGCGCCTGCGGGATGCGGACCGGGAGGTGGCCGCCATCTGCGCGGCCCCCTCGGTGCTCGCGGAGTTCGGCGTCCTCGACGGCAAGCGCGCCACCAGCTTCCCCGCCGTCAAGGAGAAGCTCACCGCCGTGGGTGTGGACTACCAGGAGGACACGGTGGTCCGCGACGGCAAGGTGACCACCTCGCGGGGCCCCGGCACCGCCATGGACTTCGCCCTGGAGCTGGTGGGGATCCTGGAGGGCCCGGCCAAGCGCGACGAGGTGGAGTCCGGCCTCATGCGCCCGGAGGCGGCCGCCACCGCCTGA